Proteins encoded in a region of the Magallana gigas chromosome 8, xbMagGiga1.1, whole genome shotgun sequence genome:
- the LOC105343754 gene encoding uncharacterized protein isoform X2, whose translation MLRIFVAATIILSFSKAITIVGEPDYTKILYGGVLPLDESEDSADENKHIIQFAVSFARRRYNLCEISEKEFKRVSTIRKLTLYFTYNEEVPYIVNNSGTLQAFNFGKLHTFSFQWSCGGNASIHNFTIATYPMGTYHVYSHTYVRVMKIDSFNVSLDSKYADSETKQQIEEPWCRKTWIPSDMLLSLHSKSCRVNCTSSISVMTYNIWNTNTFTKDDKQYPDRFKLLEKVLLDELPDIITFQEVRYEHFKGGNLGPSQMKHLSDILKSYQFVYVPAQLDINSVYNGKTEEGVAVFSRFPVIKYNSFLLFRNRSNSADVNQRVCLHVQILHPEHGLVHILTTHLSLSHEAREESVVQIWRYIKGLRGPVLLTGDFNAEPQEKAMRFLRGEVPLKGERTCGVSDLWTNVYPLSPGFTFDCVSGDLVKRIDFIFWRNFPGNLQIKDIRIIQSKGKGSKAASDHLPVVAMFC comes from the exons ATTATACAAAGATACTGTATGGTGGAGTTTTACCTCTAGATGAATCAGAAGACTCAGCTGATGAGAACAAACATATAATTCAA TTTGCAGTGTCCTTTGCGAGAAGAAGATATAACTTATGTGAAATATCAGAGAAAGAATTTAAAAGAGTTTCCACAATAAGAAAACTG ACTCTGTATTTCACATACAATGAGGAGGTTCCTTACATAGTCAATAACTCTGGCACACTGCAAGCTTTCAACTTTGGAAAACTCCacacattttcttttcaatggAGCTGTGGAGGAAATGCCAGCATTCACAATTTTACCATAGCGACATATCCTATGGGTACATATCATGTATATTCCCATACTTATGTGAGAGTCATGAAGATTGACAGCTTTAATGTCTCCCTGGATTCTAAATATGCTGACAGTGAAACTAAACAACAGATAGAAGAACCTTGGTGCAGAAAGACATGGATTCCATCAGATATGTTGTTGTCCCTACACAGCAAGTCCTGCAGAGTGAACTGTACAAGTTCAATCAGTGTCATGACATACAATATTTGGAATACAAACACCTTTACAAAAGATGATAAACAATATCCTGATAGATTTAAACTTCTTGAAaag GTCTTGTTGGATGAACTTCCAGATATCATCACATTTCAAGAAGTACGATATGAGCATTTCAAGGGAGGTAATTTAGGACCAAGCCAGATGAAACACCTCTCAGACATATTGAAAAGTTACCAG TTTGTGTATGTACCAGCTCAACTAGATATCAACAGTGTGTACAATGGGAAAACAGAGGAAGGAGTTGCAGTGTTCTCCAGATTCCCCGTCATCAAATACAACAGCTTTCTTTTGTTCAG AAACCGCAGTAACAGTGCTGATGTTAATCAAAGAGTTTGTCTCCATGTCCAGATCCTGCACCCTGAACATGGACTG GTTCACATTTTGACCACCCATCTGTCACTGAGTCATGAAGCGAGGGAGGAGTCTGTGGTCCAGATCTGGAGGTACATCAAGGGGTTGCGGGGCCCAGTCCTCCTGACGGGGGACTTTAATGCAGAACCCCAAGAAAAAGCAATGAG ATTTTTGCGGGGTGAGGTTCCCCTGAAAGGAGAAAGAACCTGTGGTGTATCTGACCTCTGGACCAATGTTTATCCCCTGTCCCCTGGCTTCACATTTGACTGTGTCTCAGGAGACTTGGTCAAAAGG attgACTTTATCTTTTGGCGGAATTTTCCTGGTAATCTGCAAATCAAAGACATAAGAATTATCCAGTCAAAAGGAAAAGG gtcGAAGGCAGCATCTGATCACCTTCCTGTTGTTGCCATGTTTTGTTAA
- the LOC105343754 gene encoding uncharacterized protein isoform X1 yields the protein MLRIFVAATIILSFSKAITIVGEPEKCRRFSAYGDGVWVLGDIVQSIWDYTKILYGGVLPLDESEDSADENKHIIQFAVSFARRRYNLCEISEKEFKRVSTIRKLTLYFTYNEEVPYIVNNSGTLQAFNFGKLHTFSFQWSCGGNASIHNFTIATYPMGTYHVYSHTYVRVMKIDSFNVSLDSKYADSETKQQIEEPWCRKTWIPSDMLLSLHSKSCRVNCTSSISVMTYNIWNTNTFTKDDKQYPDRFKLLEKVLLDELPDIITFQEVRYEHFKGGNLGPSQMKHLSDILKSYQFVYVPAQLDINSVYNGKTEEGVAVFSRFPVIKYNSFLLFRNRSNSADVNQRVCLHVQILHPEHGLVHILTTHLSLSHEAREESVVQIWRYIKGLRGPVLLTGDFNAEPQEKAMRFLRGEVPLKGERTCGVSDLWTNVYPLSPGFTFDCVSGDLVKRIDFIFWRNFPGNLQIKDIRIIQSKGKGSKAASDHLPVVAMFC from the exons ATTATACAAAGATACTGTATGGTGGAGTTTTACCTCTAGATGAATCAGAAGACTCAGCTGATGAGAACAAACATATAATTCAA TTTGCAGTGTCCTTTGCGAGAAGAAGATATAACTTATGTGAAATATCAGAGAAAGAATTTAAAAGAGTTTCCACAATAAGAAAACTG ACTCTGTATTTCACATACAATGAGGAGGTTCCTTACATAGTCAATAACTCTGGCACACTGCAAGCTTTCAACTTTGGAAAACTCCacacattttcttttcaatggAGCTGTGGAGGAAATGCCAGCATTCACAATTTTACCATAGCGACATATCCTATGGGTACATATCATGTATATTCCCATACTTATGTGAGAGTCATGAAGATTGACAGCTTTAATGTCTCCCTGGATTCTAAATATGCTGACAGTGAAACTAAACAACAGATAGAAGAACCTTGGTGCAGAAAGACATGGATTCCATCAGATATGTTGTTGTCCCTACACAGCAAGTCCTGCAGAGTGAACTGTACAAGTTCAATCAGTGTCATGACATACAATATTTGGAATACAAACACCTTTACAAAAGATGATAAACAATATCCTGATAGATTTAAACTTCTTGAAaag GTCTTGTTGGATGAACTTCCAGATATCATCACATTTCAAGAAGTACGATATGAGCATTTCAAGGGAGGTAATTTAGGACCAAGCCAGATGAAACACCTCTCAGACATATTGAAAAGTTACCAG TTTGTGTATGTACCAGCTCAACTAGATATCAACAGTGTGTACAATGGGAAAACAGAGGAAGGAGTTGCAGTGTTCTCCAGATTCCCCGTCATCAAATACAACAGCTTTCTTTTGTTCAG AAACCGCAGTAACAGTGCTGATGTTAATCAAAGAGTTTGTCTCCATGTCCAGATCCTGCACCCTGAACATGGACTG GTTCACATTTTGACCACCCATCTGTCACTGAGTCATGAAGCGAGGGAGGAGTCTGTGGTCCAGATCTGGAGGTACATCAAGGGGTTGCGGGGCCCAGTCCTCCTGACGGGGGACTTTAATGCAGAACCCCAAGAAAAAGCAATGAG ATTTTTGCGGGGTGAGGTTCCCCTGAAAGGAGAAAGAACCTGTGGTGTATCTGACCTCTGGACCAATGTTTATCCCCTGTCCCCTGGCTTCACATTTGACTGTGTCTCAGGAGACTTGGTCAAAAGG attgACTTTATCTTTTGGCGGAATTTTCCTGGTAATCTGCAAATCAAAGACATAAGAATTATCCAGTCAAAAGGAAAAGG gtcGAAGGCAGCATCTGATCACCTTCCTGTTGTTGCCATGTTTTGTTAA